Proteins encoded in a region of the Devosia sp. RR2S18 genome:
- a CDS encoding LysR substrate-binding domain-containing protein has product MANPFPIPLNALRAIEIVARRGALLPAAEELGVTIGAVSQHLRRAEERLGMELFERTPAGLRPTAALKTALPQLTAGFAALQDGIGTLKGSDEGVFNLTVGSVFASRWLIWRINKFTALHPEIEVRLTVTGHMLDLSRPDIDCGIRFGAGQWPGVTTSLIGGRSFQPVCAPPVARRIESLQDLAQVPVIRDETTMLDWRLWRRALGVPEDVELVGPTYSDPSLAFDAAISEQGVLMAVDMMSADAVSDGRLVRPFEHPVEGPNGYWLATAKGRREPRKTRLFREWLALEVPASAQGYVHQSRP; this is encoded by the coding sequence ATGGCAAACCCCTTCCCCATACCGCTCAATGCCTTGCGGGCGATCGAGATCGTCGCGCGCCGCGGAGCGTTGTTGCCGGCGGCCGAGGAACTGGGCGTCACCATCGGTGCGGTCAGCCAGCACCTGCGACGCGCGGAAGAGCGGCTGGGCATGGAATTGTTCGAGCGCACGCCTGCCGGCTTGCGCCCTACCGCAGCGCTCAAAACTGCATTGCCGCAACTGACCGCCGGCTTTGCGGCGCTGCAGGACGGCATCGGCACGCTCAAGGGCAGCGACGAGGGTGTGTTCAATCTTACCGTTGGCAGTGTCTTTGCGTCGCGCTGGCTGATCTGGCGGATCAACAAGTTCACGGCGCTTCATCCCGAGATCGAGGTCCGACTGACCGTAACCGGTCACATGCTGGATTTGAGCCGCCCTGACATCGACTGCGGCATCCGCTTCGGGGCGGGGCAATGGCCCGGAGTGACGACCAGCCTCATCGGCGGGCGTTCTTTCCAGCCGGTATGTGCGCCACCCGTGGCCCGGCGGATAGAGAGCCTCCAGGATCTTGCGCAGGTGCCGGTGATCCGGGACGAGACGACCATGCTCGACTGGCGCTTGTGGCGGCGGGCGCTGGGGGTGCCAGAGGATGTGGAACTGGTTGGTCCCACCTACTCCGATCCGTCATTAGCCTTTGATGCCGCAATCAGCGAGCAAGGCGTGTTGATGGCCGTCGACATGATGAGCGCCGATGCGGTTAGCGACGGCCGATTGGTTCGCCCATTCGAGCACCCCGTCGAAGGACCGAACGGCTATTGGCTTGCCACCGCCAAGGGGCGACGCGAACCGCGCAAGACCAGATTGTTCCGCGAGTGGCTGGCGCTGGAAGTGCCCGCCTCTGCCCAGGGCTATGTGCATCAGTCTCGGCCTTAG